The genomic DNA TCCGCCAGTAATACTTAAAGAACGTAAATGAGGAATCTCATCTAATCGTTTTAATAAAAGATCCATCGGAAGCGGATTTGGGTCTTTCGGCTGTAACGTGTAACCAACAGCGCAATGCTCACAGCGCATATTGCATAACGTCGTCGTTGTAAATTCAACATTTGTTAATAGTAGTTTGCCGTACTCTTCAAGGTCCATATACGCTTCCCATGGATCGTAAGAAGGAGTAATCGGCTTCATTTTTTGTGATATCGTCATATGAAATACTCCTTTGACTATTGAAATAACAATTTGTCCATTCTCTATAATAGAAGAATATGTGCTTTTTATAAAGTGAAACTTTTTAGCATGAAAAGAGAGAGGGCTTACATTATAGTGGATGACTGTGACAAAATTGGTGAAATTTCATGCCCATAGCAATCATTTTTGCGGTATAATAAAAGCAACTCGAATTAAAAGGAGAGTGCCTTCATGGGAAAAGCAATTCAAGATAAAGATACACAATTAGTATATTTAAAAGAGCGTTTAAATATGTTCATTGAAGTAATTGATACAATTGAACCTGAAGAAGTAGAATTAGAAGATGTAGATCGTCTTCTTGCAATGTTAGATGAATTAGAATTAAAATGTGAGCAATTTAAAAAAGACGAATAATATATTAAAAAGGCTGCCAATTCCAATTTGGTAGCCTTTTTCTGTGCGGATAATAGAAGGACGATAGAAAAAGAGGTATAATCAAGTTGTGAAAAATTTCATTTATGCTTTAATAGCGTGAAACAAATAAAAAGCTAAAGAGCATAACAATGGAATTTTCAGCTCATAACGTTTTGGTAGCGTTCACAATTGAGGGGGAAGTAACAATGGAAAAGCTTCAAGAAAGCATGTATCAACTAATTGTTGAAACGTCAACGAACTTACCGAAAGATGTTCGTCGTGCGATTCAACAAGCGAAAGAGCGAGAAAATGCAGGGACTCGTTCGGCGATGGCACTTGGCACAATTACAAATAATATTAAAATGGCTGATGATAACATCTCACCGATTTGCCAAGATACAGGGATGCCAACATTTAAAATTTATACACCAGTTGGTGTGAATCAATTAAAGTTGAAGGAAGCTATCTATAATGCGCTTGAGCGGGCGACAAAAGATGGTAAACTTCGTCCAAATTCTGTTGACTCTCTTTTTGGAGACAATAGTGGAAATAATTTAGGACCAGGTACACCGGTTATTAAGTTTGAACAATGGGAAAAAGATTATATTGATGCACGTTTAATCCTAAAAGGTGGTGGCTGTGAGAATAAAAATATTCAATATAGCTTACCGTGTGAACTAGAAGGACTTGGACGAGCTGGCCGTGATTTAGAAGGAATTCGTAAATGCCTTCTTCATGCAGTATACCAAGCACAAGGTCAAGGATGTAGTGCTGGTGTAATTGGTGTTGGTATCGGGGGAGACCGCACATCAGGTTATGAATTAGCAAAAAATCAATTATTCCGTACATTAGATGATGTCAATCCAGTACCAGAGTTACAACAACTTGAAGAGTACGTATTAGAAAATGCGAATAAGCTTGGCATTGGTACGATGGGATTTGGTGGAGAAACAACTTTACTGGGCTGTAAAATTGGCGTGTATAACCGCCTGCCAGCTAGCTTCTACGTATCTGTGGCGTATAATTGCTGGGCATATCGCCGCCTAGGTGTAACAATCCATCCTGAAACAGGTGAAATTATGGATTGGTTATATCAAGAAGGTGAAGATACACTTCAGCATGAAGCACAAGAAAAAACAGAGCAACGTGAGATTGTATTACAAGCACCAATTACAGAAGAGCAAATTCGTGGACTTCGCGTTGGTGATGTTGTAACAATTAATGGCATGATGTATACAGGTCGTGACGCAATCCATAAGCATTTAATGGATAATGATTGTCCAGTAGATTTAAATGGACAAATTATTTACCACTGTGGTCCAGTTGTTGTGAAAGATGACAATGACAATTGGCAAATTAAAGCAGCAGGTCCAACGACAAGTATTCGTGAAGAACCGTACCAAGGCGATATTATGAAGAAATTTGGTATTCGCGCTGTTATTGGAAAAGGCGGTATGGGTGCGAAAACATTAGCGGCTTTAGAAGAACACGGTGGCGTGTACTTAAACGCAATCGGCGGTGCCGCGCAATATTATGCTGAATGTATTAAAGAAGTGGAAGATGTTGATTTCTTACAATTTGGTATTCCAGAAGCAATGTGGCATTTACGCATTGAAGGTTTTAAAGCAGTTGTAACGATGGACTCTCATGGTAATAGTTTACATGCAGATGTTGATAAAACATCACTTGAAAAATTAGCGAGCTTTAAAGAGCCGGTATTTAAATAAACAAAAATGCATCTCGAATCTTTCGAGATGAATTTTTTGGTATATATAGAAAAACATGCACAGCATGAAAGTAAGTAAGGAAACAGAAACTACAGGTACGATTATATATGGAAAGGAGACTATTTATGAAATATAAATGGTTATATATCGGTCTCATTTTTTCAATTATGATGGCACTTGTTCCAGTTTCGACATTGGCTTATACAAATACTCCACATAACTGGGGAATCCCGCGTCCTAAAAATGAAACAGTACCAGATGCAGGAAAGTTATATACGGATTTACTGCAAAAAAATGGCGGGTTTTATTTAGGAGATACGAAGAAAAAAGATATTTATTTAACATTTGATAATGGATATGAGAATGGATACACAGGGAAAATCTTAGATGTATTAAAAGAGAAAAAAGTACCAGCAACTTTCTTTGTAACGGGGCATTACATTAAAACACAAAAAGATTTATTGTTAAGAATGAAGGATGAAGGACACATTATTGGAAATCATTCTTGGAGTCATCCTGATTTTACAGCGGTAAATGATGAGAAGCTTCGTGAAGAATTAACGAGTGTAACGGAAGAAATTAAAAAAGTAACTGGGCAAAAAGAAGTGAAATATGTACGTCCTCCGCGCGGCGTATTTAGTGAAAGAACGTTAGCTCTTACGAAAGAAATGGGCTACTATAATGTATTTTGGTCACTTGCATTTTTGGATTGGAAAGTGGATCAGCAAAGAGGATGGCAATATGCGCATAATAATGTTATGACGATGATTCACCCAGGATCTATTTTATTACTTCATGCAATATCAAAAGATAATGCAGAAGCACTTGCGAAAATCATTGATGATTTGCGCGAGAAAGGGTATCATTTTAAAAGTCTAGATGACTTAGTAAAAAGCAATCAACCGTAAGCATGTATGCTTACGGTTTTCTCATGCTATAATGATGTGTAAAAAGGATGGGGAAACGTATGTGGAGCGAACATGTTACGTTAGAGTATCCGTATCATTTTGAAGAAGTATTAAAACGTTTATCTTTTGATCCTCTTAACGTCATTCAATTAGATGAGAAAGTCATTTATATCCCGCTTTGCATAGAAGAGGAACAGGTTGTTGTTCGCTTACAAGGGATTGGTACTGTTCAAAATCCACAGTTTTGGATTTCTAGTCAGACAGGAGATCCGGAGAAAGTCATGAAACGAATGAGGGCCATTTTTCATTGGAATGAACCGTTTCAAGATATACAAAATCATTTTTTAAACACATCATTACGTCCACTATTTGAAACATATGCTTATACTCCAATTATTTTAGAATTTGATTATTTTGCTTGTCTTCTTCGCTGTATCATTCACCAACAAATAAATTTGAAATTTGCTACTGTGTTAACAGAACAATTTGTGAAACGGTATGGAACAGAGAAGAACGGTGTATTCTTTTTCCCCACTCCGGAAATAGTAGCAAATATTTCAATAGAAGAATTGAGAGAGCAGAAGTTTAGTCAGCGAAAGGCTGAATATATAGTAGGATTAGGTCGAAGTATTGTCAGTGGTACATTAAATTTAGCGAGTATAGAAACTGGGACGGAAGAAGAAGTTTCAGCACAATTGTTGCCAATTAGGGGAATTGGTGCATGGACAGTGCAAAACTTTTTAATGTTTGGGATTGGACGGAAAAATATGTTTCCGAAAGCGGACATTGGGATTCAGCGTGCAGTGCAAGGTATATTTCAATTAGATGATAAACCTGATGATGCATTTTTAGAAAAAGTGAAACAAGAGTGTGAACCATACTGCAGTTATGCAGCGTTATATTTATGGAAAAGTATAGAGTAGAGGTGTAATAATGATACAAAAGCAACATGAGAGTAAGTTGGAAGTTGGTCAAACGTTTCCTGTGACAATTAAACGTCTTGGGATTAACGGAGAAGGCGTTGGTTATTTTAAGAGACAAGTTGTTTTCATTCCAGGGGCATTACCAGGAGAAGAAGTTGTTGCAGAAACAACGAAAATTCAGCGTGGCTTCGCTGAAGCGAAAGTGAAAAAAGTTCGTAAAGCTTCACCGCATCGTGTGAAAGCACCGTGTCCAGTATATGAGGAGTGTGGCGGTTGTCAGCTGCAACATTTAGATTATAAAGAACAATTGAATCAAAAGCGTGATATCGTTGTACAAGCATTTGAGAAGTACATGAAAAACAGTATGGAAGAGAAAATTCGTCCAACGCTTGGCATGGAAAATCCATGGCATTACCGTAATAAGAGTCAATTACAAGTGGGGCGTAAAGACGAAAAGGTTATTACAGGGCTATATAAACAAAACTCACATCAGTTAATTGATATTGCTCACTGTATGATTCAACATAAAGCAACGAATGAAGCGACAAAAGTTGTAAGACGTATTTTAGAAAAATTAAATGTTTCTATTTACAATGAGAAAAAACAAAAAGGTTTAGTACGCACAATTGTAACACGTACTGCAGTTCAAACAGGGGAAGTACAAGTTACACTTATTACAACAAAAGAAGAATTACCAAATAAAGAACAATTTGTTGCAGAAGTACAAAAACAGATGCCAGCGGTTAAATCAATTATGCAAAATGTAAACTGGCGTAAAACATCTGTTATTTTTGGAGATAAAACATTTAAATTAGCTGGAAAAGAAGTAATTCAAGAAACACTTGGCGATTTATCATTTGAATTATCAGCACGTGCATTCTTCCAGTTAAATCCAGAACAAACAATTGTTTTATATGATGAAGCGAAAAAAGCAGCTGCGTTAACAGGCGATGAGAAAATTGTAGATGCGTATTGTGGTGTTGGTACAATCGGACTTTGGCTTGCGAACGATGCAGCGGAAGTACGTGGTATGGATGTAATTCCAGAAGCGATTGCAGATGCAAGAAAAAATGCGAAGCGTCACGGATTTACAAATACGAAATATGAAGCAGGTAAAGCTGAACAATGGTTACCGAAATGGGTAAAAGAAGGATGGCGTCCAGATGTAATTGTTGTCGATCCACCACGTACAGGTTGCGATGATAAATTACTGGAAACGATTTTAAAGGTGAAACCGAAACAAGTTGTGTACGTGTCTTGTAATCCTTCTTCATTAGCACGTGATGTACAAGCATTAATGAAGAGTTATGAAGTGGATTATGTGCAACCAGTTGATATGTTCCCGCATACTGCGCATGTAGAAAATGTAGTTAGATTAAAGTTGAAATAAGAAGGATTAAAAATGTTGATGTAGTTAACTACATCAACATTTTTTGTTATGCTGGCAGCTAAATCACGTTACGTAATCAATATACATACTTTCTGTATGAAGTATATGAAATTATTTTCTGCATTTGAAAAGAATTTGTAAAAATATACAGTATTCAGATTGTATAGACCACTTTGTATTAATAAATTACAATATGGATGTAACATAGCAATTTTGCTATAGAAAATAAGCTGAAAAGGGAGAAGATTTATGAAAAAATGGTTGGCATTGTTTGTTTTTGGGATGGTTTCTTTATTTGCAACTTCTGCACATGCGGAATCATATGAAACAACAAAAACATTAAAAGTATATGAAAGTCGTAGTTTTAATTCGCCTGTGAAAAAAGAACTGCAGCCAGGAGAAAGGGTTTATGTTACAAATCAACATCCTAGTGGATGGTGGAAGATAAGTGGTGGATTTATCGCACCAGAGGGCGCTAAAGTAGAAATTAATCGAACTTTTGAAGCTTTTGATTGGATTAATATGGACAGTGCGAAGTACGTATTTGGTCCTCAAACTGTTATTGCACGTGATGGTACACTAAGAGGTGAAATTTTGATTGATACATATTTGGGGCAGAAGTGGACAAGTGTAAATGGAATGCCACAAATAATGAAGCAGAATTTTGCAGCATACAGTAGCCCTGAAGCTAAAAATCCAGATGCTTGGTTCGCTCCACAAACGGTTAATATTTTGCAGACAAAAGAAAACGGTTGGTCTTTAATTAACACGTATTTAGGGCCAAAGTGGATTGTTCGTTATCCACACGTGGAACATATTAATCGTGATTTTTATGCATACAATGAACCTAAGTACATGCATCACGGTGTGAAATTCTCAGCCCAATCTGTAAGAGTACTTCAACAAGGAGAAAATGGTTGGAAGAAAATTAAGGTTGAGGTTGGAGAAAAATGGATTGCACCACAAGGATCTTATTACCATGTCCCAAATGTATTTACGGCATTTGATCAACCTTTCGGTAGAGCAATCGGTACTTTTGCACCACAAACTGTATTTGTAGTTGAAGAATCTACAACATCATTTGGTTGGTTAAAAATTAGAACATACTTAGGAGATTCCTGGATTCGAACGAATCGTAATTAGTAAATAGATTACTTTATTCCTTTTAGAATGAAGTAACAATATGTTATAGTTCCCTCATATGGAAAAGCTGTATGAGGGATTATATTTTTAGCCCATTAAGACAAGGAGAATACGATGAATAATTATAAATTAACGATTCAGTACGATGGTGCACGTTTTAAAGGATGGCAACGTCTTGGTAATAACGATAATACGATTCAAGGAAAAATCGAAAGTGTCATATCTGAAATGATCGGAAAAGAAATTGAAATTATCGGTTGTAGTAGAACAGACGCTGGTGTACATGCTTTGAATCAAGTTGCTAACTTTCAAAGTGATGAGAAGTTAGTGGAACATAAAGTGAAAAAATATTTAAATCAATATTTACCTAATGATATTAGCATTACGAATGTGGAAGAAGTACATGATCGTTTCCATGCTCGTTACAATTCTAAAGCAAAAACATATCTGTATAAAATTTGGAATGAAGAGCATACAAATCCATTTATGCGTAAATACAGCATGCATGTGAATAAAAAATTAAATGTGAAAAGCATGAAAGCAGCTGCAAAACATTTAGTTGGTTCACATGACTTTACTGCTTTTTCAAATGCGAAATCAAAGAAAAAATCTATGGTTCGAGAAGTATATACACTTGATGTGATGGAAGAGGCAGGATTTGTACAAATTAGAGTAAGTGGGAACGGATTCCTTCATAACATGGTAAGAAAAATTGTTGGGGCATTAATTGAAGTTGGATTAGGACAATTAGATGCTGAAGCAATTCCAAACATTTTAGAAGAAAAGCAGCGCAATCAAATTAATTGTCTTGCTGAGGCAAGTGGGTTGTATTTAGAGAATGTTGAGTTTTAATGGCAAATAAAAAAATCGGGCTAAGTAGCTCGATTTTTTTAGTATTACGAAGATTTCTCGTTTTTTATATGTAGCTTCAAATTCCAAAAAGCAGCAAGCATAATAGCTGCAAAGGAGCCCGAAATTGTTCCTAATAGCTTTGCATAAGGAGAGCTGCTTACATCGGAATTAATGAATAACATCATACAGAGCATGGCAGGGAAAAAGTATAAGTATTGTAATAACTTTAATTT from Bacillus cereus G9842 includes the following:
- a CDS encoding SE1561 family protein, whose protein sequence is MGKAIQDKDTQLVYLKERLNMFIEVIDTIEPEEVELEDVDRLLAMLDELELKCEQFKKDE
- the fumA gene encoding class I fumarate hydratase, which produces MEKLQESMYQLIVETSTNLPKDVRRAIQQAKERENAGTRSAMALGTITNNIKMADDNISPICQDTGMPTFKIYTPVGVNQLKLKEAIYNALERATKDGKLRPNSVDSLFGDNSGNNLGPGTPVIKFEQWEKDYIDARLILKGGGCENKNIQYSLPCELEGLGRAGRDLEGIRKCLLHAVYQAQGQGCSAGVIGVGIGGDRTSGYELAKNQLFRTLDDVNPVPELQQLEEYVLENANKLGIGTMGFGGETTLLGCKIGVYNRLPASFYVSVAYNCWAYRRLGVTIHPETGEIMDWLYQEGEDTLQHEAQEKTEQREIVLQAPITEEQIRGLRVGDVVTINGMMYTGRDAIHKHLMDNDCPVDLNGQIIYHCGPVVVKDDNDNWQIKAAGPTTSIREEPYQGDIMKKFGIRAVIGKGGMGAKTLAALEEHGGVYLNAIGGAAQYYAECIKEVEDVDFLQFGIPEAMWHLRIEGFKAVVTMDSHGNSLHADVDKTSLEKLASFKEPVFK
- the pdaA gene encoding delta-lactam-biosynthetic de-N-acetylase; the encoded protein is MKYKWLYIGLIFSIMMALVPVSTLAYTNTPHNWGIPRPKNETVPDAGKLYTDLLQKNGGFYLGDTKKKDIYLTFDNGYENGYTGKILDVLKEKKVPATFFVTGHYIKTQKDLLLRMKDEGHIIGNHSWSHPDFTAVNDEKLREELTSVTEEIKKVTGQKEVKYVRPPRGVFSERTLALTKEMGYYNVFWSLAFLDWKVDQQRGWQYAHNNVMTMIHPGSILLLHAISKDNAEALAKIIDDLREKGYHFKSLDDLVKSNQP
- a CDS encoding DNA-3-methyladenine glycosylase family protein; translated protein: MWSEHVTLEYPYHFEEVLKRLSFDPLNVIQLDEKVIYIPLCIEEEQVVVRLQGIGTVQNPQFWISSQTGDPEKVMKRMRAIFHWNEPFQDIQNHFLNTSLRPLFETYAYTPIILEFDYFACLLRCIIHQQINLKFATVLTEQFVKRYGTEKNGVFFFPTPEIVANISIEELREQKFSQRKAEYIVGLGRSIVSGTLNLASIETGTEEEVSAQLLPIRGIGAWTVQNFLMFGIGRKNMFPKADIGIQRAVQGIFQLDDKPDDAFLEKVKQECEPYCSYAALYLWKSIE
- the rlmD gene encoding 23S rRNA (uracil(1939)-C(5))-methyltransferase RlmD, whose product is MIQKQHESKLEVGQTFPVTIKRLGINGEGVGYFKRQVVFIPGALPGEEVVAETTKIQRGFAEAKVKKVRKASPHRVKAPCPVYEECGGCQLQHLDYKEQLNQKRDIVVQAFEKYMKNSMEEKIRPTLGMENPWHYRNKSQLQVGRKDEKVITGLYKQNSHQLIDIAHCMIQHKATNEATKVVRRILEKLNVSIYNEKKQKGLVRTIVTRTAVQTGEVQVTLITTKEELPNKEQFVAEVQKQMPAVKSIMQNVNWRKTSVIFGDKTFKLAGKEVIQETLGDLSFELSARAFFQLNPEQTIVLYDEAKKAAALTGDEKIVDAYCGVGTIGLWLANDAAEVRGMDVIPEAIADARKNAKRHGFTNTKYEAGKAEQWLPKWVKEGWRPDVIVVDPPRTGCDDKLLETILKVKPKQVVYVSCNPSSLARDVQALMKSYEVDYVQPVDMFPHTAHVENVVRLKLK
- the truA gene encoding tRNA pseudouridine(38-40) synthase TruA translates to MNNYKLTIQYDGARFKGWQRLGNNDNTIQGKIESVISEMIGKEIEIIGCSRTDAGVHALNQVANFQSDEKLVEHKVKKYLNQYLPNDISITNVEEVHDRFHARYNSKAKTYLYKIWNEEHTNPFMRKYSMHVNKKLNVKSMKAAAKHLVGSHDFTAFSNAKSKKKSMVREVYTLDVMEEAGFVQIRVSGNGFLHNMVRKIVGALIEVGLGQLDAEAIPNILEEKQRNQINCLAEASGLYLENVEF